The Tenrec ecaudatus isolate mTenEca1 chromosome 6, mTenEca1.hap1, whole genome shotgun sequence genome has a window encoding:
- the LOC142450415 gene encoding uncharacterized protein LOC142450415 translates to MTKAQESLTFNDVAVRFTWEEWQLLNPAQKTLYQDVMLENYHNLVSIEILNVDDHLLDQSQHERNVERTEQFYKFNTLENILHHKNNFPLKENYELFGTHEKIVKPDLILPVLNQKSSNKVKESILLHEDEKTFFILEEDQFCTEMKFSTCEKSSSMKSQHIQHQESDKFEKPDAGDKCGKTFIKQSFLCEDQIIHVLDKTCSQCGQEFDKVFELTAHYRAAHIGQKSFKCLECGKAYHNKSYLQEHQKTHVAGTPCVCSECGKGFPSYSDLTAHQQTHTGEKPHVRAECGKAFSRKQCLTAHQTFHTGKKLHICGECGKAFSWKNVLTVHQRTHTGEKPHVCGECGKAFIKKHALTVHQRTHTGEKPYICVECGKAFSRKRCLIAHQTFHTGKKPHVCGECGKAFIRKTVLTDHQRTHSGEKPHVCGECGKAFIRKHALTVHQRTHTGEKPHVCGECGKAFTWKAALTVHQRTHTGEKPHVCFECGKAFITKNELTAHQRTHTGEKPYVCSECGKAFSWKRSLTAHQTFHTGMKPHVCGECGKAFSWKNVLTVHQRTHTGEKPHVCGECEKAFITKNALTVHQRIHTGDKPHVCGECGKGFIWKNELTVHQRTHTGEKPHVCFECGKAFITKNELTAHQRIHTGEKPYVCGECGKAFSWKRSLTAHQTFHTGMKPHVCGECGKAFITKNGLTVHLRTHTGEKPHVCGECGKTFIRKNTLTAHQRIHTGEKPHVCGECGKAFTWKHALTVHQRTHTGEKPYVCGECGKAFIRKNKLTVHQRTHTGKNPHVNGECGISFTWNNEFTIQ, encoded by the coding sequence agaTCCTGAATGTTGATGATCATTTGCTCGATCAGTCGCAACATGAAAGGAATGTGGAGAGGACTGAACAAttctataaatttaatacattggaaaatATTCTTCATCATAAAAACAATTTTCCTCTAAAGGAAAATTATGAGCTATTtggcacacatgaaaaaatagtaaaacCAGATTTAATCCTTCCAGTATTAAATCAAAAGAGTAGTAACAAAGTAAAGGAGTCAATTTTGCTCcatgaagatgagaaaacttttttCATTCTTGAAGAAGAccaattttgtactgaaatgaaattctctACGTGTGAAAAATCCAGTAGCATGAAGTCACAAcacattcagcatcaggaatctgaCAAATTTGAGAAACCAGACgcaggtgataaatgtgggaaaaCCTTCATCAAGCAATCTTTTCTCTGTGAGGATCAGATCATTCATGTACTAGATAAAACCTGCAGTCAGTGCGGGCAAGAATTCGACAAAGTATTTGAACTCACTGCACATTATCGAGCAGCTCATATAGGACAAAAATCATTTAAATGCTTGGAATGTGGCAAAGCTTATCACAATAAATCATATCTCCAggaacatcagaaaactcatgtgGCAGGGACCccctgtgtatgcagtgaatgtgggaaaggcttccccAGCtacagtgatctcactgctcatcagcaaactcatactggagaaaaaccccatgtacgtgctgagtgtggtaaagctttcagccggaagcaatgccttacagcacatcagacatttcacacaggaaagaaactccacatatgtggtgaatgtggaaaagcctttagctGGAAGAatgttctcactgttcatcagcgaactcatactggagagaaaccccatgtgtgtggtgaatgtgggaaagcctttatcaagaagcatgctctcactgtgcatcagcgaactcatactggagaaaaaccttatatatgtgttgagtgtggtaaagctttcagccggaAGCGATGCCTTATAgcacatcagacatttcacacaggaaagaaaccccatgtatgtggtgaatgtggaaaagcctttatcaggaagactgttctcactgatcatcagcgaactcattctggggagaaaccccatgtgtgtggtgaatgtggaaaagcctttatcaggaagcatgctctcactgtgcatcagagaacccatactggagagaaaccccatgtatgtggtgaatgtggaaaagcctttacctggaaggctgctctcactgttcatcagcgaactcatactggagagaaaccccatgtgtgctttgaatgtggaaaagcttttattacGAAGAATgaactcactgctcatcagcgaactcatactggggagaaaccttATGTATGCAGTGAGTGTGGGAAAGCTTTCAGCTGGAAGCGatcccttacagcacatcagacatttcacacaggaatgaaaccccatgtatgtggtgaatgtggaaaagcctttagctGGAAGAatgttctcactgttcatcagcgaactcatactggagagaaaccccatgtatgtggtgaatgtgaaaAGGCTTTTATCACGAagaatgctctcactgttcatcagcgcaTTCATACTGGGGataaaccccatgtgtgtggtgaatgtggcaaaggctttatttgGAAGAACgaactcactgttcatcagcgaactcacactggagaaaaaccccatgtgtgctttgaatgtggaaaagcttttatcacgaAGAATgaactcactgctcatcagcgaattcatactggagagaaaccttatgTATGCGGTGAGTGTGGGAAAGCTTTCAGCTGGAAGCGatcccttacagcacatcagacatttcacacaggaatgaaaccccatgtatgtggtgaatgtggaaaagcctttatcacaaAGAACGGACTCACTGTCCAtctgcgaactcatactggagagaaaccccatgtatgtggtgaatgcgGAAaaacctttatcaggaagaatactctcactgctcatcagcgcattcatactggggagaaaccccatgtatgtggtgaatgtggaaaagcctttacttGGAAGCATGCACTCAcggttcatcagcgaactcatactggagagaagccctatgtgtgtggtgaatgtggaaaagcctttatcaggaagaataaACTCACTgtgcatcagcgaactcatactggaaagaACCCCCATGTAAATGGTGAATGTGGAATATCCTTTACCTGGAATAATGAGTTCACTAtccagtga